The Streptomyces sp. NBC_01363 region GATCACGCTCACCGTCAACGATCCCGGGGACGGGGTGAAGGCGGACATGCTGCTCGACGCACTCCAGGAGCTGCGGGCGGCGGGCGCCGAGGCGATCGAGGTCAACGGAGTGCGTGTGGCCGCCAATACGTATTTCTCCGGTGACGGCGGCAACGTCAGGGTCGACGATCATAAGATCAGCGCGCCATACGTCTTCGAGGTGATCGGTAAGCCCCAGGATCTGGAGCCGGCACTGAACATCCCGGGCGGTGTGGTACAGACGCTGGAGAAGGAGCAGGCCACCGTGCAGGTCGCGCAGGCCGACGACATCGTCGTGGACGCCTTGCGACCGGCGAAGCAGCCTGACTACGCTCGGTCGTCGTCCCCGTGAAGCCGCGACGCGGAGGGGACGAAGGATACGGGCACGAGGTTGCGGGGGGTCGCCGCATCGTATTGGTGGTGCGTGGTGGAAACTGTCGAGTGGATACGGACGTTGTGAGGATGTCCGGGTCGGCAGGTGTGTTCATTCAGGGTTCGTCCTGCCCCACGGGCGGGTCTATTTCGGTCAAGGGGAAGCGCCCGTGAAGTTGTTTGGGAAGTTGTTCGGCAAGAGCGCTCGAGACGAGGCTGCCCGCCATCGCGCACCGCGCCATGGCCAGGCGGACGAGCAGGGCACAGAGCGCCCGCTCTTCCGTGATCAGGTGTCGGGTACGGACAGTGACAATTCGGGAGCTTCCGGCGCGTCGTCTGTTGACCCTGCCGGTCCCGGCCGCATAGGTTTCGGGGAATCGTCGACCTCACGTACGGGTGGAGAGTTCGCCCCCAGGCAGGAGGGTTCGTCCATGCCGGTCTGTACGAGGTGCGGACATCGCAACGCCGAGGCCAGTCGCTTCTGCTCCAACTGCGGTGCGCCGCTGAGGGGTGGGGTTCCCGAGCGTGCCTCGGAGACGACCTCGACGATCTCCATCTCCGGTCTTGAGGCGTACGAGGCGGAGGTCACCGGGCAGACGGCCGTTCCGTCCCTCTCGCCCGAGGCACAGGCCGCCGTCGATGCCCTTCCGCTCGGCTCGGCGCTCCTGGTGGTGCGTCGTGGTCCGAACTCCGGCAGCCGCTTCCTGCTGGACGGTGAGCTGACCACGGCCGGCCGCCACCCGCAGAGCGACATCTTCCTCGACGACGTGACGGTGTCGCGGCGGCATGTGGAGTTCCGCAGGAGCCCCGACGGCAGCTTCACGGTCGGGGACGTGGGCAGCCTGAACGGCACCTACGTCAACCGTGAGCGCATCGACTCCGTCGCCCTGTCCAACGGCGACGAAGTGCAGATCGGCAAGTACCGGCTGGTCTTCTACGCGAGCCAGCGCGGTATCTGACCCGTCAGGGAAGGTCCATGCTGAGAACACCGACGGGCGGTGCCGTGGCCGGCACCGCCACCGCCGACGACCGCCCGATGAGCATCGGCACGGTGCTCCTGCGGCTGCGGGACGAGTTCCCCGAGGTCACGATCTCCAAGATTCGATTCCTGGAGGCCGAAGGGCTCGTCGAGCCGCAGCGGACCCCGTCCGGCTATCGCAAGTTCCGTGGTGCCGATGTGGAGCGGCTGGCTCAGGTGCTGCGCATGCAGCGGGACCACTACCTCCCGCTGAAGGTCATCCGTGAGCATCTGGATGCCCTCGCCCGTGGTGAACAGGCCGCCCTCCCGTCCGGGGGCGGCCCGCGGGACCTGACCGGCGGCTGGGAGGCGGAGCCCGGACGGGCCACCGCGGCCCGGATCGGCCGTGCCGAGCTGCTGGCGGCCGCCGAGGTCACCGAGAGCGACCTGGACGAGTGGGAGTCGTACGGCCTGGTCGTTCCGACCGCCGAGGGCGGTTACGACGCCGAGATGGTCACAGTCGCCAAGCTTGTGGCGGATCTGGGCAGGTTCGGTCTGGAACCGCGTCACCTGCGTGCCATGCGAGCGGCCGCGGATCGCGAGGTCGGGCTCATCGAGCAGGTGGTCGCGCCCTTGCGCCGGCACCGGAATCCGCAGACCAGAGCCTATGCGGAGGCCACCGCGAAAGAGCTCGCGGAGCTGTCCGTGAGGCTTCATTCGGCCCTTGTGCAGAGCGCTCTGCACATCCGGCTCCACTGATCACGCCGGTGCCCGACTACCCAAACCTGCCGGGCACGTCCTAGGGTTGCTGTGTGAACGAGCTCGACGTTGTGGGTGTCCGGGTGGAAATGCCCTCCAACCAACCGATCGTGCTCCTGCGTGAAGTGGGAGGCGACCGGTACCTCCCCATTTGGATCGGTCCTGGTGAGGCGACCGCGATCGCCTTCGCCCAGCAGGGCATGGCTCCGGCCAGGCCGCTGACCCATGATCTCTTCAAGGACGTGCTCGAGGCCGTCGGCCAGGAGCTCACCGAGGTCCGCATCACGGACCTCCGGGAAGGGGTCTTCTACGCGGAGCTGGTCTTCGCCAGCGGGGTCGAGGTGAGCGCGCGGCCGTCCGACGCCATAGCGCTCGCATTGCGCACCGGAACGCCGATCTACGGCAGTGACGGGGTGCTCGACGACGCCGGCATCGCCATCCCGGACGAGCAGGAGGACGAGGTGGAGAAATTCCGCGAGTTCCTCGATCAGATCTCTCCGGAGGATTTCGGTACCAACAGTCAGTGACCGTTCTTCGGGGCCGCCGTCAGCGCATCCGGCAAGCCTTTCCCGCTCGTGAGTCACGGGAAACCACCCTCAGGGTGATTATCACTCGGCGTGCCGAG contains the following coding sequences:
- a CDS encoding FHA domain-containing protein yields the protein MKLFGKLFGKSARDEAARHRAPRHGQADEQGTERPLFRDQVSGTDSDNSGASGASSVDPAGPGRIGFGESSTSRTGGEFAPRQEGSSMPVCTRCGHRNAEASRFCSNCGAPLRGGVPERASETTSTISISGLEAYEAEVTGQTAVPSLSPEAQAAVDALPLGSALLVVRRGPNSGSRFLLDGELTTAGRHPQSDIFLDDVTVSRRHVEFRRSPDGSFTVGDVGSLNGTYVNRERIDSVALSNGDEVQIGKYRLVFYASQRGI
- a CDS encoding MerR family transcriptional regulator — encoded protein: MLRTPTGGAVAGTATADDRPMSIGTVLLRLRDEFPEVTISKIRFLEAEGLVEPQRTPSGYRKFRGADVERLAQVLRMQRDHYLPLKVIREHLDALARGEQAALPSGGGPRDLTGGWEAEPGRATAARIGRAELLAAAEVTESDLDEWESYGLVVPTAEGGYDAEMVTVAKLVADLGRFGLEPRHLRAMRAAADREVGLIEQVVAPLRRHRNPQTRAYAEATAKELAELSVRLHSALVQSALHIRLH
- a CDS encoding bifunctional nuclease family protein, yielding MNELDVVGVRVEMPSNQPIVLLREVGGDRYLPIWIGPGEATAIAFAQQGMAPARPLTHDLFKDVLEAVGQELTEVRITDLREGVFYAELVFASGVEVSARPSDAIALALRTGTPIYGSDGVLDDAGIAIPDEQEDEVEKFREFLDQISPEDFGTNSQ